One genomic segment of Kordiimonas sp. SCSIO 12603 includes these proteins:
- a CDS encoding glycosyltransferase → MSTKKNLLIITHNITELTPGGGIEVYQDIIRKNPEYNVFFLVKTTRNNTPEYIVRTPDEKFRIYALEKQISVKTVKEDQRMNLVVQLIREHKIDLVHFQHLLGHPLGLPKVLQNMKIPMLYTLQDFYLTCFKFNLRKPNGSFCNTFDHSVSQCNFCLQATHNIEFGYQEQRRAFIGEMLSNFAGLISSTNYTKNAFQKIYPHLPDDLFHILPLPKPWPSNDQERPTPKPKGEFLEVAIPGNYNSVKGGDLMFELIRGLQHEKIRFTVLGRIQEPKYKELFEKHKFPNLIIKGGYDPKDIIDILKDYDVSLHLSVWPETYMITLSEAWTAGVVPIVTNLGAQGERVEHDKNGFAVPVDGIGEVYDALKSLLDSPKKLIEMKQAAIDTFTPTGEDHIPELNKIYEKVLSAHPKQGISVIRGK, encoded by the coding sequence ATGTCGACCAAAAAAAACTTGCTGATCATTACCCATAACATCACCGAGCTAACTCCCGGCGGCGGCATCGAAGTGTATCAGGACATTATAAGAAAAAATCCAGAGTATAATGTCTTTTTTCTGGTTAAGACCACACGCAACAATACACCAGAATATATCGTTAGAACCCCAGATGAAAAATTCCGCATTTACGCCTTAGAAAAACAGATATCGGTTAAAACTGTAAAAGAAGACCAAAGGATGAATCTTGTTGTCCAACTGATAAGGGAACACAAGATTGATCTAGTACACTTCCAACATCTTTTAGGCCATCCACTTGGCTTGCCAAAAGTGCTGCAGAACATGAAAATTCCGATGCTATATACGCTGCAGGATTTCTATCTTACCTGTTTCAAATTCAATCTACGTAAACCGAACGGCAGTTTCTGCAATACATTTGACCATTCAGTAAGCCAATGTAACTTCTGTTTGCAGGCAACTCATAACATTGAATTTGGCTATCAGGAGCAGCGGCGCGCATTTATTGGAGAGATGCTATCAAACTTCGCAGGTTTGATCTCAAGCACAAATTATACGAAAAACGCGTTTCAAAAAATCTATCCGCATCTTCCTGATGATTTATTTCATATTCTTCCTCTCCCAAAACCCTGGCCATCGAATGATCAAGAGCGTCCGACCCCTAAACCTAAAGGGGAGTTTCTGGAAGTAGCTATCCCGGGTAACTACAATTCAGTTAAGGGGGGTGACTTGATGTTTGAACTCATCCGCGGATTACAGCATGAAAAAATACGCTTTACCGTCCTTGGTCGCATTCAAGAACCTAAATACAAAGAATTATTTGAGAAGCATAAATTCCCAAATTTAATTATCAAAGGCGGTTACGACCCTAAAGATATCATAGATATTCTCAAAGATTATGACGTGTCCTTGCATCTCTCTGTATGGCCCGAAACATACATGATTACACTAAGTGAAGCCTGGACTGCTGGTGTCGTTCCAATCGTTACCAATCTGGGAGCTCAAGGAGAACGTGTAGAGCATGACAAAAATGGGTTTGCAGTACCAGTGGATGGTATTGGCGAAGTATATGATGCTCTCAAATCCCTTCTTGATTCACCAAAGAAACTTATAGAGATGAAGCAGGCAGCGATTGATACCTTCACACCAACGGGAGAAGACCACATCCCGGAACTAAATAAGATTTATGAAAAAGTACTATCTGCGCACCCGAAACAGGGTATTTCAGTCATCCGAGGTAAATAG
- a CDS encoding FkbM family methyltransferase, with protein MKKQLVCYPTRLGNMVHDQRDKCIGWSFKEYGEWAPGELAILNKVINPGDTVIDVGANVGYHSLFFSLKVQPSGNVIAFEPHEINHKLLTLNCIINNLENTKIHKALIGSKTEIVMLEDDVTDIQNLAAASFAGHMEKTESGSPYMKLKLDDLNLENCNLIKIDVEGMELEVISGAQDIIAEKKPIVFYEQNTVANFHEIQKILSDRDYASFWSVSKAYPKFNIRRNEIDIFKGNTETNILAIHKDQVSQHPWTDTLTQVTDDIYSPPELSALGEEDMIKASLISQVDVQWANFLSSYFQN; from the coding sequence ATGAAAAAACAGCTTGTCTGCTATCCAACTCGGCTAGGGAATATGGTGCATGATCAACGAGATAAGTGTATCGGCTGGTCTTTCAAGGAATATGGTGAATGGGCTCCCGGTGAATTAGCTATCTTAAATAAGGTGATCAACCCAGGCGATACAGTTATAGATGTTGGTGCTAATGTTGGATATCACTCCTTGTTCTTTTCTCTCAAAGTACAGCCAAGTGGCAATGTAATTGCTTTCGAGCCTCACGAAATAAATCACAAGCTTCTCACCCTAAACTGCATCATCAACAATCTTGAAAATACCAAGATACATAAGGCTTTGATTGGATCAAAAACCGAAATAGTGATGCTTGAAGATGATGTCACTGACATCCAAAATCTGGCTGCTGCAAGTTTCGCCGGACATATGGAAAAAACAGAAAGTGGCTCGCCCTACATGAAATTGAAACTGGATGATCTCAATCTGGAAAACTGCAATCTTATCAAAATAGATGTAGAGGGCATGGAATTAGAGGTTATCTCTGGGGCACAAGATATTATTGCTGAAAAGAAGCCTATAGTTTTTTACGAACAAAACACGGTCGCAAATTTTCATGAAATCCAAAAAATACTTTCTGACCGTGACTATGCTTCATTTTGGTCTGTATCCAAGGCTTACCCAAAATTCAATATACGGCGTAACGAAATAGATATCTTCAAAGGCAACACAGAAACCAACATTCTTGCTATCCATAAAGACCAGGTAAGCCAGCATCCATGGACCGACACATTAACCCAAGTAACTGACGATATATATTCACCACCTGAACTGTCTGCTCTGGGAGAGGAAGATATGATCAAGGCATCACTTATCAGCCAAGTAGATGTGCAGTGGGCAAACTTTTTATCAAGCTACTTCCAAAACTAA
- a CDS encoding UDP-glucuronic acid decarboxylase family protein, giving the protein MHENKRVLVTGGAGFLGSHLCERLLEQGCDVLCVDNFYTGTKHNVQHLLNHPMFELMRHDVTFPLYVEVDEIYNLACPASPIHYQRDPVQTTKTSVHGAINMLGLAKRVNAKILQASTSEVYGDPAVHPQTEEYWGNVNPVGARSCYDEGKRCAETLFFDYHRQHNLQIKVARIFNTYGPRMHVNDGRVVSNFIVQALKGEDITIYGDGSQTRSFCYVDDLIDGLMRLMARGPEFTGPVNIGNTGEMTVRQLAETVIEIIGSSSKLIYKPLPEDDPLQRQPDISLAKKELDWCPSTNVQAGLRNTISYFESVLDRG; this is encoded by the coding sequence ATGCATGAAAATAAGCGCGTTTTAGTTACTGGAGGTGCAGGCTTTTTAGGCTCTCATTTGTGTGAGAGGCTGCTTGAGCAAGGATGTGATGTGTTGTGTGTAGATAATTTTTACACAGGTACAAAACATAATGTGCAACACTTGCTTAACCATCCAATGTTCGAGTTGATGCGCCATGATGTTACTTTCCCACTGTATGTGGAGGTGGATGAAATCTATAACCTAGCATGTCCTGCTTCACCTATTCATTATCAGCGTGATCCAGTGCAAACCACCAAGACCAGTGTGCATGGTGCGATTAATATGCTAGGTCTCGCTAAACGTGTTAATGCGAAAATCCTACAGGCTTCGACCAGTGAGGTTTATGGTGATCCCGCAGTGCATCCCCAAACGGAGGAATACTGGGGTAACGTAAATCCAGTTGGCGCGCGGTCATGTTACGACGAAGGAAAACGTTGTGCTGAAACACTGTTTTTTGACTATCATCGCCAACATAACTTGCAAATCAAAGTAGCGCGTATTTTCAACACCTATGGTCCTCGTATGCATGTGAATGATGGCCGCGTTGTTTCAAACTTTATTGTGCAAGCTCTAAAGGGTGAGGATATCACTATCTATGGTGATGGGAGCCAAACACGCTCTTTTTGTTATGTAGATGATTTGATTGACGGTTTAATGCGGTTGATGGCGCGCGGACCGGAATTTACCGGCCCAGTAAATATTGGTAATACAGGCGAAATGACCGTTAGACAGCTAGCGGAAACTGTTATCGAGATTATCGGTTCATCGTCTAAGTTAATATATAAACCGCTTCCAGAAGATGATCCTTTGCAGCGGCAGCCAGATATTTCTTTAGCTAAAAAGGAATTAGATTGGTGTCCTTCGACGAACGTGCAGGCCGGGCTAAGGAATACGATTAGTTATTTTGAAAGCGTGCTGGACCGCGGGTAA
- a CDS encoding 5-formyltetrahydrofolate cyclo-ligase — protein MKKPTSKADLRAEAKRMRAGAAQMYALEAAEKAAKHGLQMFSSFNKGAIIAGYWPIGDELDPRFLMLSLEQAGYRIALPVVSEENAPLTFRLWGQGDPLEKGALGTMQPVTDAPEVTPNALLAPLLAFDEDCYRLGWGGGYYDRTLAAHTEIKAFGFAYGAQFVENLPRSEFDWPMQGIITEEGVILPRKKVM, from the coding sequence ATGAAAAAACCAACAAGCAAAGCTGATCTCCGCGCCGAGGCGAAACGCATGCGCGCGGGTGCTGCTCAAATGTATGCTCTTGAAGCCGCAGAGAAAGCAGCGAAACACGGCCTGCAGATGTTTTCCAGTTTTAACAAAGGCGCTATCATTGCTGGCTATTGGCCAATTGGGGATGAGCTTGATCCACGGTTTTTGATGTTGTCGCTTGAACAGGCTGGATACCGTATTGCGTTGCCAGTAGTAAGCGAAGAAAACGCGCCACTCACGTTCCGCCTTTGGGGACAAGGGGACCCGCTTGAGAAAGGTGCTCTAGGCACGATGCAGCCCGTTACAGATGCACCTGAAGTTACTCCAAACGCCCTGTTAGCACCTCTGCTCGCTTTTGATGAAGACTGTTATCGTTTGGGCTGGGGCGGCGGCTACTACGATCGCACGCTAGCAGCACACACAGAAATTAAAGCCTTCGGGTTTGCATATGGGGCCCAATTTGTGGAAAACTTACCAAGAAGCGAATTTGATTGGCCAATGCAGGGCATCATTACCGAGGAAGGTGTAATCCTTCCCCGCAAAAAAGTGATGTAA
- a CDS encoding TIGR00282 family metallophosphoesterase, with protein MRLLFLGDLMGRSGRNAATDALPDLRQKLKLDFVIVNAENAASGFGTTSKIAGQVIQAGADVISGGNHTFDQKELLTAIGADGRILRPVNYPPGTPGRGYNIYDAPRGKKVLVINAMGRVFMNAMDCPFRAVDDILKKYRLGATVDAIVVDFHGEATSEKMAMGQYLDGRVSLVVGTHSHIPTADCQIFDKGTAYQTDAGMCGDYNSVIGMDKEEPISRFLTKMNKERYNPASGEATVCGTFVETDDRTGLAKRIEPVRMGPRLMEHIPEV; from the coding sequence ATGCGTTTACTATTTCTGGGGGATTTGATGGGCCGTTCTGGCAGAAACGCTGCAACAGATGCCCTGCCCGATCTCCGCCAAAAACTGAAACTGGATTTCGTTATAGTAAACGCTGAGAACGCTGCCTCTGGATTTGGTACTACAAGCAAAATTGCCGGACAGGTTATTCAGGCTGGTGCCGATGTTATCTCTGGTGGCAATCACACATTCGACCAAAAAGAACTACTTACAGCTATTGGTGCTGATGGCCGCATTCTTCGCCCAGTAAATTACCCACCTGGCACGCCAGGACGCGGCTATAATATTTATGATGCCCCGCGAGGCAAAAAAGTGCTGGTTATCAACGCCATGGGTCGTGTGTTTATGAACGCTATGGATTGCCCGTTTCGCGCCGTAGACGACATTCTGAAAAAATACCGCCTTGGTGCCACTGTTGATGCCATTGTTGTAGATTTTCATGGTGAGGCAACAAGCGAGAAAATGGCCATGGGCCAATATCTGGATGGCCGGGTAAGCCTTGTTGTTGGCACTCACAGCCATATTCCAACAGCAGACTGCCAGATTTTTGATAAAGGCACAGCCTACCAAACAGATGCCGGGATGTGCGGTGATTACAACAGTGTTATCGGCATGGATAAAGAAGAGCCTATCAGCCGTTTCCTAACGAAAATGAATAAGGAACGCTATAACCCTGCGAGCGGCGAAGCAACAGTGTGCGGCACTTTCGTGGAAACAGATGACCGCACCGGACTTGCAAAACGGATTGAACCTGTACGCATGGGGCCACGTCTAATGGAGCATATTCCTGAGGTGTAA
- a CDS encoding LytTR family DNA-binding domain-containing protein, whose protein sequence is MAKIRALLVDDEPLAIRGLTLRLEKFDDLEIIGTCSNGREAVKAIKEQKPDLVFLDIQMPGFDGFSVVRSLVGQTEIPLIVFVTAFDQYAFEAFEAHALDYLLKPVEEERLEEAIVRVREALSQRIAIEQNARLVDLIESMDEPPKEALTAILEKPVEHKEDRYDPHLRIKDRGHITIVDVADVDYVDAAGDYMCIHVGEKTHILRETMKTMEKRLDPRVFQRVHRSTIVNLDKVKEVRPHSNGECFLTLMCGVELKVSRSYKDVVGRFL, encoded by the coding sequence ATGGCTAAAATCAGAGCGCTTTTGGTGGATGATGAACCACTTGCGATCCGCGGGCTAACGCTACGCCTTGAAAAGTTTGATGATTTGGAAATCATTGGAACATGTTCAAATGGCCGGGAAGCCGTGAAAGCAATTAAAGAACAAAAGCCTGATCTGGTTTTCCTCGATATCCAAATGCCCGGCTTTGATGGGTTTTCGGTTGTGCGTTCACTTGTTGGGCAAACGGAAATTCCGCTTATTGTTTTTGTAACTGCTTTTGATCAGTATGCCTTTGAAGCGTTTGAAGCCCATGCACTTGATTATCTTTTGAAGCCGGTTGAAGAAGAGCGGCTTGAAGAAGCTATCGTACGTGTGCGTGAAGCGCTTAGCCAGCGGATTGCAATTGAACAAAATGCGCGTCTTGTGGATTTGATTGAAAGCATGGATGAGCCTCCAAAAGAAGCGCTCACCGCTATTCTGGAAAAGCCTGTAGAACATAAAGAAGATCGTTATGATCCGCATCTTCGTATTAAAGATCGCGGGCATATTACGATTGTTGATGTTGCAGATGTTGATTATGTAGACGCGGCTGGCGATTATATGTGTATTCATGTTGGCGAAAAAACCCACATTCTTCGAGAGACCATGAAAACCATGGAAAAGCGCCTTGACCCGCGTGTTTTCCAGCGAGTTCACCGCTCCACTATTGTTAATCTGGATAAAGTTAAAGAAGTGCGCCCTCATTCAAATGGTGAGTGCTTTCTTACCCTTATGTGCGGCGTTGAATTAAAAGTAAGCCGTTCTTACAAGGATGTTGTTGGGCGCTTTTTATAA
- a CDS encoding glycosyltransferase, translated as MVATQAEWNERLVILKILSRAKKNEQEQAGQIAINAAKDIVLRNVPRISVIMPMWNRQNIVIEAIQSVLDQSFRPYELIISDDGSVDDSVKTVENSFPQEINSGLIKIIKNSENKGAAHARNLAQQIATGDLIAYLDTDNKWRKNYLLMMAGLFAQEPELNCAYAALFVTNKDENKQYVLAQTYDRARLLSGNFIDMNVFIHRRKLIDKLGGFNVDIERIEDWEMILRYTQEQIPPLLPMIGTDYLIDTKNLGNMSTTRNYTENFRKVYNIHHQEMEQYGVKAR; from the coding sequence ATGGTCGCGACACAAGCAGAATGGAACGAAAGACTCGTCATTCTAAAGATACTCTCTAGGGCTAAGAAAAATGAACAAGAACAAGCCGGCCAGATAGCCATCAATGCTGCCAAAGATATTGTTCTTAGAAATGTTCCTCGTATTTCCGTTATTATGCCAATGTGGAATAGGCAGAACATTGTTATAGAAGCCATTCAAAGTGTTCTTGATCAGAGTTTTCGCCCATACGAGCTTATTATCAGCGACGATGGCAGTGTAGATGATTCTGTAAAAACCGTAGAAAACTCTTTTCCTCAAGAAATAAATTCCGGTCTCATTAAAATTATAAAAAACAGTGAAAACAAAGGGGCAGCCCACGCTCGAAACCTCGCCCAACAAATAGCGACAGGTGATTTAATCGCATATTTAGACACGGACAATAAATGGCGTAAAAATTATCTTTTGATGATGGCAGGTTTGTTTGCTCAAGAACCGGAACTCAATTGCGCCTATGCAGCCCTGTTCGTAACGAACAAAGACGAGAATAAACAATATGTTCTCGCGCAAACCTATGACAGAGCTCGCCTTTTAAGCGGCAACTTTATAGATATGAATGTGTTCATTCACAGGCGTAAATTAATCGATAAACTCGGCGGGTTTAATGTCGATATCGAACGGATTGAAGACTGGGAGATGATCCTAAGATATACGCAAGAACAAATCCCACCGCTGTTACCAATGATTGGGACTGACTATCTAATCGACACTAAAAACCTTGGAAATATGTCAACAACCAGAAATTACACTGAAAACTTCAGGAAAGTTTACAACATTCACCATCAGGAAATGGAACAATATGGCGTGAAAGCCCGATAA
- the tkt gene encoding transketolase — protein MSDISLQAENDLEQKMANAIRALSMDAIQKANSGHPGMPMGMADVATVLFSKFMNFDPAWPTWPNRDRFVLSAGHGSMLIYSLLHLTGYENPTMEDIKNFRQLHSPTAGHPEFGECPGVETTTGPLGQGLATSVGMAIGERLSNSEYGDDITNHHTYVLAGDGCLMEGVSQEAISLAGHLNLSKMIVLWDDNSISIDGSIDLSSSEDMMARFEAAGWHVQAVDGHDMEAIEVAIGLAKEADKPSMIACRTTIGYGAPNKQGTSATHGAPLGDDEIAAARAFLGWDAEPFVVPEDVLNAWRAVGAKGASASAAWKDKFGALDQFVKEDFDRRQNKDLPAGFTTAINEYKAQLAAEPVKVATRKASQMALEVINGVVPETIGGSADLTGSNLTKTSQTEGITADDFSGRYMYYGIREFEMCAAMNGLALYNQHIPYGGTFMVFTDYARPAIRLAALMKQRAIYVMTHDSIGLGEDGPTHQPVEHVMSLRTMPNVNVFRPCDAVETAECWALSLEAKETPSILSLTRQGLIQQRTTHTDENLCAKGGYVLHEAEGGEAKVVLIATGSEVEIAAAARDTLQADGVPTRVVSMPCTDLFDQQDAAYKAEVLPVAALKASIEAGTTFGWERYTGLDGVNIGMTTFGASAPADELYEHFGITADALVAAVREKL, from the coding sequence ATGAGCGATATTTCACTCCAAGCTGAAAATGATCTTGAGCAAAAAATGGCAAATGCGATCCGCGCTTTGTCCATGGATGCAATCCAAAAAGCGAATTCGGGCCACCCTGGTATGCCAATGGGAATGGCCGATGTAGCAACAGTTCTTTTCTCTAAGTTTATGAATTTCGATCCCGCGTGGCCAACATGGCCAAACCGGGATCGTTTTGTATTGTCAGCTGGTCACGGCTCAATGCTGATCTATTCGCTCCTTCACCTAACAGGTTATGAAAACCCGACAATGGAAGATATTAAAAACTTCCGTCAGCTTCATAGCCCAACCGCTGGTCATCCAGAGTTCGGTGAGTGCCCGGGTGTTGAAACAACAACTGGCCCGCTAGGCCAAGGTCTTGCAACATCTGTTGGTATGGCAATCGGTGAGCGTCTATCAAACTCTGAGTACGGTGACGATATAACGAACCACCACACATATGTGTTGGCGGGTGACGGCTGTTTGATGGAAGGTGTTTCTCAGGAAGCTATCTCTCTTGCAGGTCACTTAAATCTATCGAAGATGATCGTGCTTTGGGATGATAACTCTATTTCCATCGATGGTTCGATCGATCTTTCATCAAGTGAAGATATGATGGCGCGCTTTGAAGCTGCAGGCTGGCATGTTCAGGCAGTTGATGGCCACGATATGGAAGCGATTGAAGTTGCAATTGGTCTTGCGAAGGAAGCCGATAAGCCTTCCATGATCGCATGCCGCACTACAATCGGTTACGGCGCTCCTAACAAGCAAGGTACATCTGCAACACATGGTGCACCGCTTGGTGATGATGAAATTGCTGCGGCACGTGCTTTCCTAGGCTGGGACGCTGAACCATTCGTAGTTCCGGAAGATGTGCTAAACGCTTGGCGCGCTGTTGGCGCGAAAGGCGCAAGCGCTTCTGCCGCATGGAAAGACAAATTCGGTGCGCTTGATCAGTTCGTGAAAGAAGATTTTGATCGCCGTCAGAATAAAGACCTTCCAGCAGGTTTCACAACAGCGATCAACGAATATAAAGCCCAGCTTGCTGCTGAGCCTGTAAAGGTTGCGACACGTAAAGCAAGCCAGATGGCGCTTGAAGTGATCAACGGTGTTGTGCCTGAAACAATTGGTGGTTCCGCTGACCTTACGGGTTCGAACCTTACAAAAACAAGCCAGACAGAAGGCATCACAGCTGATGATTTCTCTGGTCGTTATATGTATTACGGTATCCGTGAATTTGAAATGTGTGCAGCGATGAACGGCCTTGCGCTATACAATCAGCACATTCCGTACGGTGGTACGTTCATGGTATTCACCGACTATGCTCGCCCAGCGATCCGCCTTGCGGCGTTGATGAAGCAGCGCGCGATTTATGTGATGACACACGATAGCATTGGTCTTGGTGAAGATGGCCCTACGCACCAGCCTGTTGAGCATGTGATGAGCCTGCGTACAATGCCGAATGTGAATGTTTTCCGTCCATGTGATGCTGTTGAAACAGCTGAATGTTGGGCGCTTTCACTGGAAGCTAAAGAAACACCAAGCATTCTATCCCTTACACGCCAGGGCCTTATTCAGCAGCGTACTACGCACACTGATGAGAACCTCTGTGCTAAAGGTGGTTATGTTCTGCATGAAGCAGAAGGTGGCGAAGCGAAAGTTGTATTGATCGCAACAGGTTCTGAAGTTGAAATCGCAGCAGCAGCGCGCGATACACTTCAGGCAGATGGTGTGCCAACACGTGTTGTTTCCATGCCATGTACAGACCTGTTTGATCAGCAAGACGCGGCTTATAAAGCAGAGGTACTGCCTGTGGCTGCTTTGAAAGCTTCTATTGAAGCGGGAACTACATTCGGTTGGGAGCGTTATACTGGCCTTGACGGCGTGAATATCGGTATGACCACGTTTGGTGCTTCGGCTCCAGCTGATGAACTATATGAGCATTTCGGAATTACAGCTGATGCACTGGTTGCAGCTGTGCGTGAGAAGCTCTAA
- a CDS encoding cell division protein ZapA — protein sequence MAQISVNINGKPYPLACAEGDEDRIRKLAAYVDTKARDLAGKLGHINESRLLLMSAVLIADELHEALENGGSGGLMGAISETDLAKILNEVSSEVEGIAEKLTNA from the coding sequence ATGGCGCAGATTAGTGTAAACATTAACGGTAAACCTTATCCGCTCGCTTGCGCTGAAGGTGATGAAGATCGCATTCGCAAACTCGCAGCCTATGTTGACACCAAGGCGCGTGATCTCGCTGGCAAGCTTGGGCACATCAACGAATCCCGCCTTCTTCTGATGTCTGCAGTACTCATCGCAGATGAACTTCACGAAGCGCTTGAGAACGGAGGGAGTGGCGGACTGATGGGCGCAATCTCCGAAACCGACCTCGCTAAAATTCTGAATGAAGTCTCTTCAGAAGTAGAAGGTATTGCAGAAAAGCTCACAAACGCTTAA